A DNA window from Pungitius pungitius chromosome 1, fPunPun2.1, whole genome shotgun sequence contains the following coding sequences:
- the rassf11 gene encoding ras association domain-containing protein 8: MEVTVLVDGLPRVVCGVTAETTCQDVVIALAQATGRPGRYTLQEKFKDFERCMAPDERPLETLQKYGEQAREVRLMLRHNGPSASEDVGRAKVGRYQPCPPLRRKDAGARTRRGSGPACLHRQSLPPLSCSKQEAEHLKKEELKRPKRKSLTLMEEAWEWLESLGKGKVYSTARDKEGGKKAEKRNRNSLGISLTVDESDPASGGSKSKGKARGQKGVKSHLDQTSCCMGNQTRGKESKGLEAKPDILFGSNNATQDEKTGLRETIIHQVSRLQDLQVQIAHVDQLVSELEEQQGLKKAQQEAQQRIIQEEMEQIEFWENELKAEEAYEKDLQRQFLQMKENASGCKAKLEDYKRQMQGLDFCAAQTAAEQDSNAGADAATDVTAEPTEGRGRQQSDPDGGVDVGRKLPPREDLNAAVHARLPAGQMKERRPTGPSELREWWTRWAQTQDGQSETTKKAVTHRSELTIYLGGKKV; the protein is encoded by the exons ATGGAAGTGACGGTGCTGGTGGATGGTCTGCCACGCGTGGTTTGTGGCGTCACCGCGGAAACGACCTGTCAAGACGTGGTCATAGCGTTGGCTCAAGCCACGG GTCGACCCGGGCGCTACACGCTGCAGGAGAAGTTCAAGGACTTTGAGCGCTGCATGGCCCCCGATGAACGCCCTCTGGAGACGCTCCAGAAATACGGCGAGCAGGCCAGGGAAGTCCGACTCATGCTGCGCCACAACGGCCCCTCGGCCTCTGAAGACGTCGGCAGGGCAAAGGTCGGCCGGTACCAGCCCTGCCCGCCGTTGAGAAGGAAAGACGCCGGTGCCAGGACGCGGCGGGGTAGCGGCCCCGCTTGTTTGCATCGCCAAAGCCTGCCGCCGCTGTCCTGCTCAAAGCAAGAGGCCGAGCACCTAAAAAAAGAGGAGCTGAAAAGGCCCAAAAGAAAGTCCCTGACCCTCATGGAGGAGGCGTGGGAATGGCTGGAGAGTCTGGGCAAAGGGAAGGTCTACAGCACGGCCCGGGACAAGGAGGGCGGCAAGAAGGCCGAGAAAAGGAACCGGAACTCTCTGGGCATTTCGCTCACTGTTGACGAAAGCGACCCAGCGAGCGGCGGTAGTAAAAGTAAAGGCAAGGCCAGGGGTCAGAAAGGTGTAAAGTCCCATCTGGATCAAACGTCCTGCTGCATGGGAAATCAGACGAGGGGTAAAGAGAGCAAAGGCCTTGAGGCGAAGCCCGACATTTTGTTCGGTTCAAACAATGCGACTCAAGACGAGAAAACGGGTCTGAGAGAAACGATAATACACCAAGTGAGCCGCCTGCAGGACTTGCAGGTCCAGATAGCTCACGTGGACCAACTGGTTTCGGAGCTCGAGGAGCAACAGGGGCTTAAAAAAGCCCAGCAGGAAGCGCAGCAGAGGATAAtccaggaggagatggagcagaTCGAGTTTTGGGAGAACGAGTTAAAGGCAGAGGAGGCTTACGAGAAAGACTTGCAGCGGCAGTTCCTCCAGATGAAGGAAAACGCGTCGGGGTGCAAGGCCAAACTGGAGGATTACAAGCGCCAAATGCAGGGGCTCGATTTCTGCGCCGCTCAAACGGCGGCTGAACAAGATTCTAACGCCGGCGCCGACGCTGCCACGGATGTCACAGCCGAGCCAACCGAGGGCCGAGGACGCCAACAATCTGATCCAGATGGGGGAGTAGATGTTGGCAGGAAGCTCCCGCCCAGAGAGGACCTGAACGCCGCCGTTCACGCTCGACTTCCTGCAGGCCAGATGAAGGAGCGGCGGCCCACTGGGCCCAGCGAGTTGAGGGAGTGGTGGACGCGCTGGGCCCAAACCCAAGACGGCCAATCTGAGACCACTAAAAAGGCAGTGACTCACCGCTCTGAGCTCACCATCTACCTGGGGGGTAAAAAGGTCTGA